The following are encoded in a window of Jeotgalibacillus aurantiacus genomic DNA:
- a CDS encoding ABC transporter substrate-binding protein has protein sequence MKKLWKTSILAGSAMAILAGCSSDESGSGSGSGGGSETIDMWVFGTTGYEELAEKYMEENPDVKINVQSTEMGDHHNNLFTALSAGQGAPDIAMIEVGEIERYREAQDRFANLYDLGAKDVQGDYLEWVWNVGQSADGEFMFGLPTDIGPTAMYYRKDVVEEAGYPTDPAELAASLNTWEAYSQFAKDVAEKTGKPVVDNAELIFNAKRDQADEHYFNRDNELIVEDNAAIREAYDYTVSLIEEGAVGNMPLWTPEWGQGMAEGSYATLLGPAWMQGVVKGNAPDSDQWMITTMPEGAGNWGGSYLTISEESDQQEEAYAFIEWLVSPETQLESFKDMGLFPSTPATYEQDEFINYTDDYFGGINTAAVFAEAAEQVKDVYKGRNYLLVQGEIMTALNNVLSSGGDPDKEWDDAMERIKQRLERE, from the coding sequence ATGAAAAAGCTTTGGAAAACAAGTATTTTAGCAGGTAGTGCAATGGCGATTCTGGCAGGATGTTCAAGCGATGAAAGCGGCAGCGGTTCAGGCAGCGGCGGTGGAAGCGAAACAATCGACATGTGGGTTTTCGGAACAACGGGCTATGAAGAGCTTGCCGAGAAGTATATGGAAGAAAATCCGGACGTTAAAATCAACGTTCAGTCAACTGAAATGGGTGACCACCATAACAACCTGTTCACTGCTCTTTCTGCAGGACAGGGTGCACCTGACATTGCGATGATCGAAGTAGGGGAAATCGAGCGTTACCGTGAAGCACAGGATCGTTTTGCAAACCTTTATGATTTAGGTGCTAAAGATGTACAAGGCGACTATCTTGAGTGGGTTTGGAACGTAGGACAAAGCGCTGACGGTGAGTTCATGTTCGGTCTGCCGACAGATATCGGTCCAACAGCAATGTACTATCGTAAAGATGTAGTAGAGGAAGCGGGTTATCCAACGGATCCTGCTGAGCTTGCAGCATCTCTTAATACATGGGAAGCCTATTCTCAGTTCGCGAAAGACGTAGCAGAGAAAACTGGAAAGCCGGTTGTTGATAATGCAGAGCTGATCTTTAATGCAAAGCGTGACCAGGCTGATGAGCACTACTTTAACCGCGATAATGAGTTGATTGTTGAAGATAATGCAGCGATTCGTGAAGCATATGATTACACTGTAAGCCTGATTGAAGAAGGCGCTGTAGGGAACATGCCTCTATGGACACCTGAATGGGGTCAGGGGATGGCTGAAGGTTCTTACGCTACACTTCTTGGACCGGCATGGATGCAGGGTGTTGTAAAAGGAAATGCTCCTGATTCTGATCAGTGGATGATCACAACAATGCCTGAAGGCGCTGGTAACTGGGGTGGATCATACCTGACGATCTCTGAGGAGTCAGATCAGCAGGAAGAAGCGTACGCATTTATCGAGTGGCTTGTATCACCGGAAACACAGCTTGAGTCATTCAAGGATATGGGTCTATTCCCATCAACACCAGCAACATATGAGCAGGATGAATTTATCAACTACACTGATGATTACTTCGGTGGAATTAACACAGCTGCAGTATTCGCAGAAGCAGCAGAACAGGTTAAAGATGTATATAAAGGACGCAACTACCTTCTTGTTCAGGGTGAGATCATGACAGCACTTAATAACGTATTAAGCAGCGGTGGAGATCCGGACAAAGAGTGGGATGACGCAATGGAAAGAATCAAACAGCGTCTTGAGCGTGAGTAA
- a CDS encoding GH1 family beta-glucosidase, producing the protein MRKFPEHFVWGTATSSFQIEGGRDTRGESIWDQFCKNPGKVLNGDHGEVACDHINRYPEDIQLMKDLDVPWYRFSISWSRIFPDGDRVVNEEGLAFYDRLLTELEAKGIKPAVTLYHWDLPQALQDRGGWMNREIVEEFAHYCEVLFDRFGDRVSNWITHNEPWVVSWLGHGSGEHAPGYRDIPAFLKAAHHVLLSHGKVVEQFRAKQRKGEIGITLNLNSSYAADEQPSSKEAAVRWDGFLNRWFLDPVFKGSYPADMLEHYSVYTDFSFIKEGDLEAIAAPVDFLGINYYSISYLNHQPGAWLDAGHEGGGHRRTAMGWEVYAKGLSDLLIRLKEEYNNPVLYVTENGAAYDDEVTDGKVVDSDRIQYLQEHLDACLDAIEAGADLRGYFAWSFLDNFEWAFGYSKRFGLVYVDFETQERIPKESAKWFQQVIQNNGVEVQVKTN; encoded by the coding sequence ATGAGGAAATTTCCAGAACACTTTGTATGGGGAACCGCTACTTCTTCCTTTCAAATAGAGGGTGGTCGTGATACCAGAGGCGAATCGATCTGGGATCAATTTTGTAAAAATCCGGGGAAGGTACTGAATGGAGATCATGGCGAGGTTGCGTGTGACCACATTAATCGTTATCCGGAAGATATTCAATTAATGAAAGATTTAGATGTACCATGGTACCGCTTTTCGATTTCATGGTCCAGAATTTTTCCTGATGGAGACCGGGTAGTCAACGAAGAAGGTCTTGCCTTTTACGACCGTCTGTTAACAGAGCTTGAAGCGAAAGGCATTAAGCCGGCTGTGACACTTTATCACTGGGATTTACCTCAGGCATTGCAGGATCGCGGCGGTTGGATGAACCGTGAGATTGTAGAAGAATTTGCTCATTATTGTGAAGTGCTGTTTGACCGGTTTGGGGACCGGGTTTCGAACTGGATTACACATAATGAACCTTGGGTAGTCAGCTGGCTGGGTCATGGTTCAGGCGAGCATGCACCGGGTTACCGTGATATCCCTGCGTTTTTAAAAGCCGCACACCATGTATTACTGTCACACGGCAAAGTGGTTGAACAGTTTCGTGCGAAGCAGCGTAAGGGTGAGATTGGCATTACGCTTAACTTGAACTCTTCATACGCTGCAGACGAGCAGCCTTCTTCTAAAGAAGCAGCTGTAAGATGGGATGGATTCCTGAATCGCTGGTTCCTGGATCCTGTATTCAAAGGATCTTATCCGGCAGATATGCTTGAGCATTACAGTGTGTATACTGATTTCTCTTTTATTAAAGAAGGAGATTTGGAAGCGATTGCAGCACCGGTTGACTTCCTTGGTATTAATTATTACTCCATCTCATACCTGAATCATCAGCCGGGAGCATGGCTGGATGCGGGTCATGAAGGTGGTGGACACCGTCGTACAGCAATGGGCTGGGAAGTATATGCAAAGGGGCTTTCAGATCTGCTGATCAGACTGAAGGAAGAGTATAACAACCCGGTTTTATATGTAACGGAAAATGGTGCCGCTTACGATGATGAAGTGACAGACGGCAAGGTAGTGGATTCCGACCGTATTCAATATCTTCAGGAGCACCTGGACGCATGTCTGGATGCAATCGAAGCCGGCGCAGATTTAAGAGGATACTTCGCTTGGAGTTTCCTGGACAATTTTGAATGGGCATTCGGCTACAGCAAACGCTTTGGCCTGGTATATGTTGATTTTGAAACACAGGAACGTATTCCAAAAGAAAGTGCTAAATGGTTTCAGCAGGTCATTCAGAACAATGGGGTAGAAGTGCAAGTCAAAACAAACTAG
- a CDS encoding type B 50S ribosomal protein L31 yields MKQDIHPDYRKVVFMDTNSGFKFLTGSTMKSNETIEWEDGNTYPLLKVEVSSDTHPFYTGRQKFADKDGRAERFRKKYNIG; encoded by the coding sequence ATGAAACAGGATATCCATCCGGATTACAGAAAAGTTGTATTCATGGACACGAACAGCGGGTTTAAATTCCTGACTGGTTCTACAATGAAGTCTAATGAAACGATTGAGTGGGAAGACGGCAACACGTACCCCCTTTTAAAAGTTGAGGTCAGCTCTGACACACACCCATTCTACACAGGCCGCCAGAAGTTTGCGGACAAAGATGGCCGTGCAGAACGCTTCAGAAAGAAATACAACATTGGATAA
- a CDS encoding GNAT family N-acetyltransferase, with protein sequence MYQYFNDYIIREGTQNIPADQVERLFMDAGWVRRTPEWQKEKFTLIFQNSTWAYTVWDDNEMIGMVRVLSDQVMAATIMDLAVHSSHRGKGIGQKLVGLCLQKLPHGDWFAHTSSNNYSFYEQLGFEVKDPNHNGTCAYYGYIEARKAGHR encoded by the coding sequence GTGTATCAGTATTTTAACGACTACATCATCAGAGAGGGTACACAGAATATCCCTGCAGATCAGGTTGAGAGATTATTCATGGATGCAGGATGGGTACGCCGTACACCTGAATGGCAAAAAGAAAAATTTACGCTGATTTTCCAGAACTCCACCTGGGCATATACAGTTTGGGATGACAATGAAATGATCGGTATGGTCCGGGTACTGTCCGATCAGGTTATGGCAGCCACGATTATGGATCTGGCTGTACACTCTTCTCATCGCGGTAAAGGGATTGGTCAGAAGCTCGTGGGGTTATGTCTGCAAAAACTCCCTCACGGAGACTGGTTCGCTCACACTTCAAGCAATAATTATTCATTCTATGAGCAGCTTGGTTTTGAAGTGAAAGATCCGAATCACAACGGCACATGCGCTTATTACGGATATATTGAAGCGCGAAAGGCTGGTCACCGTTAA
- the selD gene encoding selenide, water dikinase SelD: MTSSNNVRLTSLSSKGGCGCKIGPADLAQVLKNLPQAEANPNLLVGLDTSDDAGVYKINEETAIVQTVDFFTPIVDNPYDFGQIAAANAISDVYAMGGTPLTALNIVAFPISTLDKSILTDILRGAGDKLKEAGVTLVGGHSIDDKEPKFGLAVTGTVHPDKVRANAGAKPGDKLILTKPIGVGISTTSLKNGLLTEEETANVTKVMATLNKTAAETMSAYDVHAATDVTGFGLLGHASEMAAGSDAGLVIYKEDVPVLPRVRELAEAGSVPGGTRNNYAHLEGKVDYPEEMDQLDRYILCDAVTSGGLLISVSPDDADQLLADLRSKEVNAHLIGEVTADHPGKIRVV, translated from the coding sequence ATGACAAGTTCAAATAATGTACGTTTAACATCCCTATCCTCTAAAGGTGGTTGCGGCTGTAAAATCGGCCCCGCTGATCTTGCACAGGTACTGAAGAATCTTCCGCAGGCCGAAGCCAATCCGAATCTGCTTGTTGGACTGGATACGAGTGATGATGCAGGCGTGTATAAGATTAATGAAGAAACAGCGATTGTACAAACCGTTGATTTTTTCACGCCGATAGTTGATAACCCTTATGATTTCGGCCAGATTGCAGCAGCGAATGCGATCAGCGATGTGTATGCAATGGGTGGAACCCCGCTTACCGCATTAAATATCGTCGCATTTCCGATCTCTACTTTAGATAAAAGTATTTTGACTGATATCCTCCGCGGAGCCGGCGATAAATTGAAAGAAGCCGGCGTCACACTCGTTGGCGGGCATTCTATTGATGACAAAGAGCCGAAATTCGGATTAGCAGTCACAGGAACGGTCCATCCTGATAAAGTGAGAGCCAACGCAGGCGCTAAACCTGGTGATAAGCTGATTTTAACGAAGCCGATTGGTGTCGGGATTTCTACTACTTCTCTTAAAAACGGTCTGCTGACTGAAGAAGAAACAGCTAACGTAACAAAGGTAATGGCGACGTTAAATAAAACAGCCGCCGAAACGATGTCTGCTTATGATGTTCACGCTGCAACAGATGTGACAGGCTTTGGATTACTTGGTCACGCGTCTGAAATGGCAGCAGGCAGTGATGCAGGGCTCGTCATTTATAAAGAGGATGTTCCGGTTCTTCCACGCGTCCGCGAGCTGGCTGAAGCAGGTTCTGTACCGGGTGGGACACGCAATAACTACGCACATTTAGAAGGCAAGGTTGATTATCCTGAGGAAATGGATCAGCTTGACCGCTACATTTTATGTGACGCGGTAACGTCAGGCGGATTGTTGATTTCTGTGTCACCTGATGACGCAGATCAGCTGCTTGCCGACTTACGCAGTAAAGAGGTAAATGCTCATCTGATTGGAGAAGTTACTGCAGACCATCCTGGAAAAATTCGTGTGGTATAA
- the mnmH gene encoding tRNA 2-selenouridine(34) synthase MnmH, with the protein MTREITLNDLMDAHEKKERVLVDVRSPGEFEEGSIPGSINIPVFDNEERAEIGTIYKQVGQEQAKARGLEIFSAKLPVFVEQFKALDAPISVFCWRGGMRSKAAATFTDFMGLDVNRLTGGIRTYRQWVVQALEDYEFNAQLLVLNGYTGSGKTAILRKLQEENEPVLDLEGYAGHRGSIFGQIGLIPNNQKKFDSLLITDLRRFKDSPYLLMEGESRRIGRVHMPDFLFERKEKAPQIFIQLPLDVRVQNILDDYQPDESRDAFLEAFSRIERRMHTPVAKDIRDHLEAGEFREAFKMLLVHYYDPRYEHSISRHEERNDIVIEAETLEEAYLKVKEILAQFTVKK; encoded by the coding sequence ATGACACGTGAAATTACATTAAATGATTTAATGGATGCCCATGAGAAAAAAGAGCGGGTCCTCGTTGACGTCCGTTCACCCGGTGAATTTGAGGAAGGTTCGATTCCGGGCAGCATCAATATCCCTGTTTTTGATAATGAAGAAAGAGCTGAAATCGGCACGATTTATAAGCAGGTTGGTCAGGAACAGGCGAAAGCACGCGGACTCGAGATTTTTTCTGCAAAGCTTCCGGTATTCGTCGAGCAGTTTAAGGCGCTGGATGCCCCGATTTCAGTTTTTTGCTGGCGCGGAGGCATGCGGAGTAAGGCAGCTGCTACCTTTACAGACTTCATGGGACTTGATGTGAACCGCTTAACTGGCGGCATCCGTACTTATCGCCAGTGGGTTGTCCAGGCACTGGAGGATTATGAATTTAATGCGCAGCTTCTCGTATTAAACGGGTATACCGGTTCCGGCAAAACAGCGATTTTGCGGAAGCTTCAGGAGGAAAATGAACCTGTTCTTGATCTGGAGGGATATGCCGGTCACAGAGGATCCATTTTCGGACAGATTGGACTGATCCCTAACAATCAGAAAAAGTTCGATTCTTTGTTGATCACTGATCTGAGGCGCTTTAAGGATTCTCCTTATCTACTGATGGAAGGTGAAAGCCGCCGGATCGGACGCGTTCATATGCCAGACTTTTTGTTTGAGCGAAAAGAAAAAGCACCTCAGATCTTTATTCAATTACCACTGGATGTGCGCGTTCAAAATATCCTTGACGATTATCAGCCGGACGAGTCCAGGGACGCCTTTTTAGAAGCATTCAGCCGGATCGAACGAAGAATGCATACGCCAGTTGCGAAAGATATTCGCGATCATTTAGAAGCAGGAGAATTTCGGGAAGCGTTCAAAATGCTTCTGGTTCATTATTACGATCCCCGCTACGAGCACTCGATCAGTCGTCATGAAGAGCGGAATGATATCGTGATTGAAGCAGAAACACTTGAAGAAGCTTACTTGAAGGTAAAAGAAATCCTTGCTCAATTTACAGTAAAGAAATAA
- a CDS encoding arsenic resistance protein, translated as MEKAYLWLLLLAIAGGLGVSSLSMAGSIEKIILPLLILLLFFTFLPVPLSEIRNAFQNRSFVIISLTLNFIITPFLAWGIGAVFLSDAPLLWLGFLLLVLTPCTDWYIVFTGIAKGNTAASVSLLPVNLMLQLLLLPVWMLLFGRVVVGPEILDVIPSVLLVLLIPFAAAFLVRRFVGSFQESLMEWVQVLILCIVIFAMFASQGEVILGEIDQLLRLIIPLLLFFVSLYWLGKGAAAFAGLEREDRISLHMTTIARNSPLVLAVVLAVFPDQPLLALVLVVGPLIELPLLAALSFVLKRG; from the coding sequence TTGGAGAAGGCTTACTTGTGGCTTCTGTTGCTGGCTATTGCCGGAGGACTCGGAGTCAGTTCATTATCTATGGCAGGTTCAATTGAGAAAATCATTTTGCCGTTGCTGATTCTGCTTTTATTTTTTACGTTTTTACCCGTTCCATTAAGTGAAATCAGGAATGCATTTCAAAACCGTTCCTTTGTCATTATAAGTCTTACCCTAAATTTTATTATTACCCCGTTTCTTGCATGGGGAATCGGTGCTGTCTTTTTGTCTGATGCGCCATTATTGTGGCTTGGCTTTTTATTACTCGTACTTACCCCGTGTACGGATTGGTATATCGTCTTTACCGGCATCGCAAAGGGGAATACAGCGGCTTCTGTCAGCCTGCTCCCGGTAAACCTTATGCTTCAGCTTCTATTGTTACCCGTGTGGATGCTGTTGTTTGGGCGTGTAGTGGTGGGGCCGGAAATTTTAGATGTCATTCCTTCTGTGCTGCTTGTCCTGCTCATTCCGTTTGCCGCGGCGTTCCTTGTTCGGCGTTTCGTGGGGTCCTTTCAGGAATCCTTGATGGAATGGGTGCAGGTGCTAATTTTATGCATCGTGATCTTTGCCATGTTCGCTTCACAGGGAGAGGTGATCTTAGGTGAAATCGATCAGTTGTTGAGACTGATCATTCCTTTACTGCTGTTTTTCGTCAGTCTGTATTGGCTGGGCAAGGGAGCTGCTGCATTCGCAGGGTTAGAAAGAGAAGATCGCATCAGTCTTCATATGACAACGATTGCGAGAAATTCACCACTCGTCTTAGCCGTGGTGCTCGCCGTCTTTCCGGATCAGCCATTACTGGCACTCGTCCTCGTAGTCGGCCCGCTGATTGAATTACCCCTTCTGGCGGCACTGTCGTTTGTGCTGAAGCGGGGTTGA
- the crcB gene encoding fluoride efflux transporter CrcB, giving the protein MTYIWIGMGGAIGSMLRYITSLLLPPVSGFPLGTLTVNLIGCLILGFLSSQADTNWSASPQVKMAIKTGLIGSFTTMSAVSTELVVLLQSERYGIALLYFTLSLLGGLCLAALGMRLGNLTVNRRKVK; this is encoded by the coding sequence ATGACCTACATATGGATTGGAATGGGCGGGGCTATTGGCAGTATGCTGCGGTATATCACCAGCCTGCTTTTACCTCCTGTCTCGGGATTCCCACTCGGGACGCTTACGGTTAATCTGATTGGCTGTTTGATTCTCGGGTTTTTATCTTCACAGGCAGATACCAACTGGAGCGCCTCTCCACAAGTGAAGATGGCGATTAAAACAGGATTGATTGGATCATTCACGACCATGTCCGCCGTCAGCACTGAGCTTGTGGTTCTTTTACAAAGTGAACGCTATGGGATCGCACTGCTTTATTTCACATTAAGCTTACTGGGCGGTCTATGCCTGGCAGCACTCGGAATGCGCCTTGGTAACCTTACTGTGAATAGGAGGAAGGTCAAATGA
- a CDS encoding fluoride efflux transporter FluC — MIIMLLSAGGFFGAICRAAVSSKMNQENAPYGTLLVNLLGSFLLGYVLSLSVNGYLYAFAAIGFLGAFTTFSTFYTEIVKLMMERRTGLAIAYLFLTYAAGILLAALGFFTGNAL; from the coding sequence ATGATCATTATGTTGTTATCAGCAGGCGGATTTTTCGGGGCGATTTGCCGTGCAGCTGTCTCCAGCAAGATGAATCAGGAGAATGCGCCTTATGGAACCTTACTGGTCAACCTGCTGGGCTCCTTTTTACTTGGCTATGTGCTTTCTCTTAGTGTAAACGGATACTTATATGCATTTGCTGCCATTGGTTTTCTCGGTGCTTTTACAACGTTCTCAACCTTTTACACAGAAATCGTAAAGCTGATGATGGAAAGGAGAACCGGACTGGCAATCGCCTACCTTTTTTTGACCTATGCAGCAGGAATTTTACTTGCAGCGCTCGGTTTTTTTACAGGAAATGCACTTTAA
- a CDS encoding VOC family protein — protein MSLNAYLNFDGNTREAVAFYREVFDSPAPDIMTFGEQPPNTEFDVPEEVKDRIMHAALNVNGSMLMFSDTFPGAPYIQGNHISLTVWLKDEALLRKQFDRIKQGGKVDMELQETFWSKAYGQVTDQFGISWQFSHEGESEDV, from the coding sequence ATGTCTTTGAATGCATATCTGAATTTTGATGGCAATACGAGAGAAGCTGTGGCATTTTATCGCGAGGTATTTGATTCACCGGCTCCGGATATCATGACGTTTGGGGAGCAGCCGCCTAATACTGAATTTGATGTTCCTGAAGAAGTGAAAGATCGCATCATGCATGCAGCGCTAAATGTAAATGGCAGTATGCTGATGTTTTCAGACACATTTCCGGGTGCACCGTATATTCAGGGGAATCATATTTCACTAACCGTCTGGCTCAAGGACGAAGCACTTTTGAGAAAGCAGTTTGACCGGATCAAGCAGGGCGGAAAGGTCGATATGGAGCTGCAGGAAACGTTTTGGAGCAAGGCATATGGACAAGTGACTGATCAGTTCGGCATCAGCTGGCAATTCAGCCACGAGGGAGAGAGTGAAGACGTTTAA
- a CDS encoding YqjF family protein, producing the protein MKRKTNKQKWLMGQTWNDLLFAHYPVPAEEIRPLIPDCLALDTFGGQAWISVVPFEMNHIYFRGLSLFTYKRRFAELNVRTYVTFNGEAGIYFFSLDANSPLAVKLANFSYALPYLHADMSVVHSENRIHFKSSRTDTRAPFGDFDGVYGANGDPFRTVKGSLEFWLTERYALFVLKGRKILKGAIYHDQWTLQPAYAEFKVNRVAESAGILLSPKPELLHFAKHLKVHVWPPEQVGIFDRES; encoded by the coding sequence ATGAAACGAAAGACAAATAAACAGAAATGGCTGATGGGACAGACATGGAACGATTTACTTTTTGCCCACTATCCGGTGCCCGCAGAGGAGATTCGTCCACTGATTCCTGATTGTCTTGCGCTTGATACGTTTGGGGGACAAGCGTGGATCAGCGTGGTTCCTTTTGAAATGAACCATATTTATTTCCGGGGCCTTTCCCTGTTTACGTATAAGAGACGCTTCGCCGAATTGAATGTGAGAACGTACGTGACTTTTAATGGTGAGGCAGGCATTTATTTTTTCAGTCTTGATGCCAACAGCCCGCTTGCCGTTAAGCTTGCGAATTTTTCCTATGCCCTTCCCTATTTACATGCGGACATGAGTGTCGTTCATTCGGAAAATCGCATTCATTTTAAAAGCAGCCGGACGGATACGCGGGCACCTTTTGGGGATTTCGATGGTGTGTACGGTGCAAATGGGGATCCATTCAGAACGGTGAAAGGGTCGCTTGAATTTTGGCTTACAGAGCGTTATGCCTTATTTGTGTTAAAGGGACGGAAAATTCTAAAGGGTGCTATTTATCATGATCAATGGACCCTGCAACCCGCTTATGCGGAATTTAAAGTAAACCGTGTAGCCGAAAGTGCAGGAATTTTACTGTCTCCAAAACCTGAATTACTTCACTTTGCAAAGCATTTGAAGGTTCATGTCTGGCCGCCTGAACAGGTAGGGATCTTTGATAGAGAATCATAA
- a CDS encoding phosphotransferase: MNPWEATNPITIKEARDKIEEAYPELKPVKIKDLGTGFDHTVYMVNEQWVFRFPRRKLGLEAMYIENKVLTSLEKVSFEGGFDYPKPVYFQKGQDENDSYVGFSLIEGQVLTDLEDTDCLNEAAEKLGHFLKKLHALPVECIDAGPDHLNRLSTALRRKHFYVIAEEAAPVIPEKLYQQLLSYLDQLEEWENPAGTVLVHGDLHPKNLIAREGKLAGIIDWGDAHIGHPASDLSIVFQCISHEKRSLFFDAYGEVNDETIKLARFKAAFLNTVLLRYAKSTNDQNVLRWALTGLKKSLS, from the coding sequence ATGAATCCATGGGAAGCTACAAACCCGATCACCATAAAAGAGGCACGGGATAAGATAGAAGAGGCTTATCCGGAGCTCAAACCAGTAAAAATTAAAGATTTAGGAACAGGCTTTGACCACACTGTTTACATGGTAAATGAACAATGGGTGTTCCGTTTTCCGAGAAGAAAGCTTGGGCTCGAGGCCATGTACATAGAAAACAAAGTTCTCACAAGCCTTGAAAAGGTATCCTTTGAGGGCGGATTCGATTATCCGAAACCCGTTTACTTTCAAAAAGGGCAGGATGAAAACGATTCATATGTCGGTTTTTCTCTGATAGAAGGCCAGGTGTTAACTGATCTTGAAGACACGGACTGTTTGAATGAAGCAGCTGAGAAACTTGGGCATTTTCTTAAAAAACTTCACGCTCTCCCTGTTGAGTGTATAGATGCAGGTCCTGACCATTTGAATCGCTTATCCACCGCGCTAAGAAGAAAACACTTTTATGTCATAGCGGAGGAGGCTGCTCCAGTTATTCCTGAAAAGCTCTATCAGCAGCTGCTGAGTTATCTGGATCAGCTTGAAGAATGGGAGAATCCTGCAGGCACCGTGCTTGTTCACGGGGACCTGCACCCGAAAAATCTGATTGCCAGAGAGGGAAAGCTTGCAGGAATCATTGATTGGGGAGATGCACATATTGGTCATCCTGCATCCGATCTATCCATCGTATTTCAGTGCATTTCTCATGAAAAAAGAAGTCTCTTTTTTGATGCATACGGTGAAGTTAATGATGAAACGATCAAATTGGCCCGTTTTAAAGCTGCATTTCTGAATACGGTGCTATTGCGTTATGCAAAAAGTACAAATGATCAAAACGTGCTTCGCTGGGCTCTGACAGGACTGAAGAAATCACTGAGCTGA
- a CDS encoding protein kinase family protein, with the protein MESYRHYAESIVFAHQYKKTIVADHHPDLECIGIGRSAAAFRIKGKDLVVKVFFPEFESIAKEEAEVYSLLSDSHFYPSIYDSGPNYLVIDYVEGKTFFTCLTDGTFIKKRYVEEVDEALEVARNAGLTPSDVHLRNMIVLPDDHVKLIDLARFRQLKEDDSQWDDLKGGWPLYSRPWFPKKIPAFLLNRIAFIYKKSPRLFKWIFHR; encoded by the coding sequence ATGGAATCATATCGTCATTACGCAGAAAGTATTGTCTTCGCGCATCAATATAAAAAAACAATTGTTGCAGACCATCACCCCGACCTGGAATGCATTGGGATTGGCAGAAGTGCTGCGGCATTTCGGATTAAAGGGAAAGATCTTGTTGTAAAAGTATTTTTCCCCGAGTTCGAATCAATTGCCAAGGAAGAAGCTGAGGTTTATTCACTACTCAGCGATAGTCATTTTTATCCTTCGATCTATGATAGCGGACCAAATTATCTCGTTATTGATTACGTTGAAGGAAAGACGTTTTTCACCTGTCTCACTGACGGCACTTTTATTAAGAAGCGTTATGTTGAAGAGGTGGATGAAGCACTTGAAGTGGCCCGAAATGCAGGATTGACGCCATCTGATGTTCACCTGAGGAATATGATTGTCCTGCCTGATGACCATGTTAAACTAATTGATTTGGCAAGATTTCGTCAGCTGAAAGAGGATGATTCCCAGTGGGATGACTTAAAGGGAGGGTGGCCGCTCTATTCAAGACCCTGGTTTCCTAAAAAGATACCCGCTTTCCTGCTTAACCGGATCGCGTTTATCTATAAAAAATCACCAAGACTGTTCAAGTGGATTTTCCATAGGTAA